The genomic DNA TTCCGGGTGCTGCCTTGGGTCATTTTTATACATTTCAAAAGGATACGCATCTCTTGGTTTATATCCGCTATTTGGTAGCCATTCACCGTATAAAAAATCCCATGCACCTTTGTATTCATCTTGGCGTATTTCGAAGTGACCTATCGCATACTTTCCAGAAGGTATTACCATTATTCCAATGTCGCTCGTTTCTACTGCGGACTCATTCGGAATTGTTATACATAAACTTGTTCTTAAATGATAGTCCTCCGTAAATTCATGATGATCGTGGTAAATGGTTAATACTTTCGTATCCTCAAATACATGATAGTTTTCTTCCGCTACGTAATGAAATAATTTCTCTATCATTTTCGGAAAAGCTATAGTTAACTCTTCATATGTACCGATATGTCTTATGTATGCGACTTTCATATCGTCCGCTGTTACAATTTCAATATCTCCTCGAACCTTCTTACATTCATTGTATTGAGAAGGTTCACTTACGTCTTTGCAATTCTTGCTATTGTAGTTACGATAGTGAGATGGACTTACTCCGTAATAATTTTTAAATGTACGGGAGAAAACTGCCGAATCTGTGAAACCAAAGTGATACGCAATATCTGTAATGGTCATATCTGTACGATATGTAAGTAGATTTGTTGCCCTTTCTAACTTCAATCGGTTTACATACCGAGATAACGGTTCATCTACTATTCCTTTAAAAATTCTATGAAAATGATACTTCGAAAACCCTGCTACATCAGCTAATACTTCAATGGATAGTGAACTATTTATGTTTGATTCTATATAATCTTGAACTGTATGTATGCGTCTTAAATACTCATTTCTACTTTGTTTACTCTCCATACTTCTACCTCCTCACAACAAAAAGGCTAACTTCGCGCTAGCCTACTTTTACACATATTTTAAAAATAAAACTCTGCTACCGCCGTTCCCGTCATAATTTGTATGTACCGATACACCCTCTATCTCATCATCCCCAGCCTCAATTCGAAAACCAATCTCCCTATGAAATTGTATCGATTTTTTATTAACTGGTGATGTGATTGCTTTTACAACTTTACGGTTATTTGCACGAGCAATATCAAAGAAATATGAATACAATGTCGATGCGATTCCTCTTCTTCTATACTTCGGATTGACACCAATAAAATGAACGTACGCTTCCTCTTTATGCGTTTGTGAGAAGAATCCGCATAAGAAACCTAACGTTTCGCCATCTTCTTCAATGATAAAACTCGTTTCTTGAAAGTGAACGAAAAACAATTTTGGCAACATGGCAGCCATGTCTCTCCCGCCCCACCAATCATTTAAAACAGAATGAATCTTTACATAATCTTCCCCTTGTATGTTTCTTACTCGCATATATTTCTCCCTCTCACTCACTTCATTTTTTCATAAATTTTAATGACTGTTTCTACTAATAGGATGAATACCCAAATACCGCAAAATACAAGTACAGACTGTAATATGGATCCAATAATAATAACACCAACTGCACCTGATCCTGAAATTGATACTTCCCCAAATCCTGGGTCATGTATAAGAGATCCAGCAGAAAAAGCCATTAAAATAGATCCTATTAAATAAATCACACTCATTATTTTTAATATCTTTATAGAAAGATAAGAAGTTTGCTTTTCTTCCACTTGTGATAATTCGATTTCCCCGCTCGCAATTCCTTTTTGCAAACAGTCTTCACATAGAAATTCTTCCTTAATTTTTTTACCACCGTGCATCGTACCTGTTATCTCTTTACACCTTGAACATTTTCGATTTATCATGTTGTTATCACTCCAATCCATTAAGATTATACTTATATAATTCTACATTTACCTTAATATTCCTTTTATGTATTTTATAGAGAAAGGTTGTGTTTTATGATTTCGAAGTTCAAGTTTGGCTCTAAAAAACCTACCGTTCATTATGTATTAAGACCTAGTTGTTATGCGATTATTTTTAATTCTTCTTCAAAGATTGCTGTTATCCAAAAAGGAGACCGTTATTTTTTACCTGGTGGCTGTATGGAAGGTAATGAAACAAAAGAAGAATGTTTACATCGTGAATTACTAGAGGAATTAGGATGGGCAATTGAAATTGATCAGTATATCGGTAATGCAATGCGGTATTTTTATGCTGAAAAGGAAGATACATATTATTTAAATGATGGGTTCTTTTACATTGCGAACATGGCGCAGAAACAAACCAAAGCCTGTGAAGAGGATCATGTTTTAAGGTGGATGTCTCCATTGCATGCTGTAGGGATTCTCATTCACGATCATCAAAAATGGGCTGTTGAACAAGCGCTTTTTTTACAAAAGCAAAAAGGATCTCCTTCTATGTAAAAGAGATCCTTTTTACTGTTAGCTTACTTTTTTCAAATTGAGAGCTGGCTTTTTGATTCCGCCTTTTTTTACAACATATAAGCCGATAAAGATAATAAGTCCGCCAACGAGTTGCAACATATTGATTTGCTCTCCAATTGTTACTGCTGCAAAGATAACTGCGAATAATGGCACAAGATACATATAAACCATTACTTTCGTTGAGCCTATTTGACTAATGCCGACATACCACATTGCTAGCCCAAAGATGGTCGCAAAGACGATTGAATATGCAAGTGATCCCCAGCTTGGCGTATCTACTGGCCACGTTAATGTATTTACGTTGAATAAACAGTATATAACGAGAGGTACAATTCCAATTAAAGTAGACCATGATGTGACTCTCATTGCGGAGTATTTTGTAATAAGAGGTTGCGCTAATATTGGATACCATCCCCAAGCAATTGCTGCGACTAATCCAATTATATTTCCGAGCCATGCATACTCATAAGTAGCTCCTCCTGTATGCCCTGTTAATAAAACAAATGCTGCACCAATAAACGCTATTATTGAACCAATTTGTACTTTCATCGAAAAACGCTCTTGCTTGTGTAATACTGCTAATATCCCTGTAAAAATAGGTGACATTGCAATTAGTAATGAGGCGTTCGTTGCTGAAGTATATTTCACAGATAGCATAAACATCGTTTGATACATTGTCGTTCCAACGATGCCGACTGCTACTAATCGTAACCAATCTTTTCTTTCAATACGTAATGAGCGTTCCATTAAAAATGTAATAAGTAATAATACCGGTGATGCTATTAAAAATCGTAAACTATTAAATTGAATGGATGACATAAATGCCACGCCATACTTTCCAATTGTATAATTTGCTCCCCATACTAATGCAACTGATACTAGGAGCCATTCCATTTGCCATCGTTTCATCCGAATCTCCCCTTCCATATTTAGCATAGTAAAATTGGCTGGATAAAACACCGTCCAATTGGCTGTTTTTTTACCCAGCCAATTTGCTATACTTGATGTAGTGAAAAGATACGGAGGCGTTTTTTATGGAATGGAAGCTAGATAGTGACAGTAAAATCCCTATTTATCAGCAAGTTGTTGACTTTATTGAAAAACGTATTACGTACGGAGAACTCCCTCCAGGTAGCTTCCTCCCTTCAGAACGGAAATTAGCTACACTGTTAAATGTAAACCGAAGTACAGTAACGACTGCTTATAACGAACTTCGTGCAATGGGGATTGTAGAAAGTACGACTGGTAAAGGTACACGTGTGAGTACACATATGTGGGGCGTTTCTCCTACATTAACGCCGAACTGGAGAAATTTCGTAGAAGGTGGTACTTTTTTACCAAACTTACCTTTACTTCGTCATATTCGGGCAGAAGTACAACAAAATGAAAATATTATAGATTTTGCAAACGGAGAACTCGGTTGTAATCTTTATCCTCACGATCAGCTACAAACGATTCTACGTGAACAACCGTTAACACATTCATTAAGTTACGATCATCCGCAAGGGTATCTCCCGCTAAGACAAGCGGTAGTAAAATATATGAAAGAATATTTAAAAGTTGAAGCAACTGAGCAGTCTATTATGATTACTTCTGGCGCACAGCAAGCACTTCACCTTATCGTACAATGTTTATTAAATCCAGGTGATGCTGTTGCTTTCGAAAGTCCTTCACACTGTTATTCCTTACCTTTATTCCAATCAGCGGGGATTCGTATTTTCCCATTACCTGTTGATGAACACGGTATTAATCCAGACGATGTGCAAGAGTTATATCGAAAGCATCGTATTAAAATGATTTTTTTAAATCCAAATTTCCAAAATCCTACGGGCACAATGCTGCATCCAAACCGTAGAAAAAAACTATTATCACTTTGCGCTGACTTACGAATTGCGATTGTTGAAGATGATCCGTCTAGTTTACTTACGTTAGAAAAGAAACAACCTTGTCCTACTTTGAAATCGATTGATGAAAATGGAACAGTCATTTATGTACATTCCTTATCAAAGATGATTGCACCAGGATTACGAGTCGGCTGGCTTGTTGCCCCGCAGTCTGTAGTAGAAAGGTTATCCGACGCAAGGCACCAAATGGAATTAGGTATGAGCATATTCCCGCAGTGGCTTATGCAGCAATTTTTCGAAACTGTACCATTTCAGTCTCATATCGTACCATTACGAAAACAACTAGCAGAAAAAAGAGACGTTATCGTTCGCGCCCTAAACGAGCAACTTCACGACAAAATCTCTTTTTCAAACCCGACCGGCGGTATATACATATGGGGAAAATTAAACGAACCGATAAACGAAAAACAACTCATTATGCAAAGCTTAAAACAAGAAATTGCTTTTATGCCGGGGAGTATTTTCGGCGCGAAAGATGGTTATATTCGTTTATCTTATGGAAAAGTGAATATTGATCAAATTGAGGAAGGTATTTCTCGTTTGCGGAAGGCTATTTTGGTTTGCGAAAAGTAACTTATGATAAAGAGATCTCGTTTGACAAAACCTAAATCTACCATTATTATCAACACGAACCTAGTTATAGGAGTGATACCAATGAAAATTTACGTTGATGCAGATGCTTGTCCTGTAAAAGATGTAATTATTTTTGAAGCTACGAATGCGGAAATTCCTGTTACCCTCGTTACTAGCTTTTCTCATTATTCTAATGCAGAGCAGCCAAAAGGTGTGGAGACCATTTATGTTGATTCTGGAGCAGATGCTGCGGATTACCGAATTATGCAGTTAGCAAAAAAAGAAGATTTAATCGTAACACAAGATTACGGTCTTGCTTCGCTTGCTTTAGCAAAAGGCTGTATCGTTCTTCATCATAAAGGGTACAAGTATACGAATGAAAACATTGATCAATTGTTACAAACACGGTATTTAAGTGCAATGGTTCGAAAAAGCGGTAAGCGTACAAAAGGACCGAAACCATTTACAGCAGAAGACAAAGAGAAATTTAGAGAGCTCTTTAAAAGTATGATTACACTTTAAAAATGAATCGTCTATTCGCTAGGAAAACTTCGCAAAATAAAGAAGAGAATATCCAAATGAACATTCTCTTCTTGAGGTTTACCCGTTTAAAATGAAGGTAAATTATCTAAGTTATTTTCTTTTATTCCATCAGGTTCACTACGTATAATATCTCTACCATACTTATGAAATACATCTACATGAGCTAACTTTCCTGATTTTGCTTCATCAAGAGCAGTCATATAATCTAACTCTCTCCCGCTACTTGTTTTAAAAGCAATTAAATCACCGTCATCATTTTTACGAACTGCAACAATTTGTTCTGCTCCTGAATTGATTTCATGGTCTACTTCAAATTGAGCTTGCTCTTTTCCTTGATGTAAATATTCATTATAAACTTTTTCAAAGTCTTTTTTGTACATAAAACTCACCTCCAACACATTTTATTAGTATGGTTGGGAGGTATTGGTTTTATGTGCTTTGCTCTAAACTTTAGTATTTTCAAATGAAAACATAGTCCCCTCACTATTTGATTGTAAAGTGTATTTTATATCGAACATCTTTGATATATCTTCAATATTTTTCAAACCAAGTCCCGTTCCTTTACTATTTATATCAAACCCAATCCCGTTATCTCTAAAAGAAACAATATCTTCATCTATAATAATTTTGAGTTTATTAGCTTTTGAATGTTTAAGGACATTTTGAAAAATATTATCAAATAGCCTTTGAATCCATAACTCATTACTATTCCATATCAACTCTTTATCTTGTGGATTATATACTAATTCAATTTTATGAATGCTATACAAATAGCTCCATTTTTTAATCATATTTTCGATTAAATTATGTATATTCACTTCATCATTCACAATATAAGTATTCTCTAAGATCTCTGTAGATTGAATATTAAATTCGTTAGTTAAATCACTTATATATTGTATCTGCTCATAAAGTGATTCAAGTATTGGTGCTTGTTCCTTGTACTCACCTTCTAAATAATATAATTGTAATCTGACCGCTGTTAAGGGGGTATTAATGTCATGCCGTAACTTATTTAATAGTTCCTTTTTTATTTGTTCCTGTTGTTGTAGTTCCAATTCTCGATAAGTCGTTCTCTCTATAAGCAAGTTTACTGACCTAATTAGTTTTCCCATTTCATCATCGCTTTTAACATCTATTATATTAGGGGTTTTTTTATCACTAGCTAAATCTCGAATCGTTTGATTTAATACATTAATTTTATTTAATACGGTGTTAATCGATTTTGAAAATACAAGAGCTAATACTAATAGTGATTATAAAAATATGATTATCATAGTAGGATATGCATAGGATTCGTGAAAAGGGATGTTCTTATTTTTAGTTTTAAAGACAACATTATAAATAACTGATACAAAGATACTAATCGACAACAATAACAGTGGTACGCTAATAATAGCGGAGAATAGTAGTAACTGATATTTTTTCTTTAAGTTCATTTCTTCGTATAGGTATTTAGTCTATACCCTTCTCCATATATATTCTGTATAATATCCCCTGTTTTATCATCAATTTTGTTCCTGATTTTCTTTATATGTACGTTCATGATATTTTGATTTCTATCTTCGAGTTGCCATAGGTAATCGTAGAAGTGTTCTTTCGATAAAATTCTATCTCTATTTTCATACAAATAGAAGAATATCTTACGCTCAATTGCAGTAAAAGCAACTTCATCACGTAAACCATTAATGAAAACTCTTTTATATTCTGCATCTAAAAATAAATGTTTAATTTGCGTGAAAGTACCATATTGATTATCTAACATTTTCTGAATTCTTAACAATAATTCTCTAGGATCAAAGGGTTTTATCATGTATTCTTCTCCAATAGTTAAACCTTTTAGTTTACTATCCATATCATTCCTAGCTGATAGAAATATAATT from Bacillus basilensis includes the following:
- a CDS encoding DMT family transporter, with amino-acid sequence MKRWQMEWLLVSVALVWGANYTIGKYGVAFMSSIQFNSLRFLIASPVLLLITFLMERSLRIERKDWLRLVAVGIVGTTMYQTMFMLSVKYTSATNASLLIAMSPIFTGILAVLHKQERFSMKVQIGSIIAFIGAAFVLLTGHTGGATYEYAWLGNIIGLVAAIAWGWYPILAQPLITKYSAMRVTSWSTLIGIVPLVIYCLFNVNTLTWPVDTPSWGSLAYSIVFATIFGLAMWYVGISQIGSTKVMVYMYLVPLFAVIFAAVTIGEQINMLQLVGGLIIFIGLYVVKKGGIKKPALNLKKVS
- a CDS encoding DUF3892 domain-containing protein, which gives rise to MYKKDFEKVYNEYLHQGKEQAQFEVDHEINSGAEQIVAVRKNDDGDLIAFKTSSGRELDYMTALDEAKSGKLAHVDVFHKYGRDIIRSEPDGIKENNLDNLPSF
- a CDS encoding NUDIX hydrolase; translation: MISKFKFGSKKPTVHYVLRPSCYAIIFNSSSKIAVIQKGDRYFLPGGCMEGNETKEECLHRELLEELGWAIEIDQYIGNAMRYFYAEKEDTYYLNDGFFYIANMAQKQTKACEEDHVLRWMSPLHAVGILIHDHQKWAVEQALFLQKQKGSPSM
- a CDS encoding PLP-dependent aminotransferase family protein, with product MEWKLDSDSKIPIYQQVVDFIEKRITYGELPPGSFLPSERKLATLLNVNRSTVTTAYNELRAMGIVESTTGKGTRVSTHMWGVSPTLTPNWRNFVEGGTFLPNLPLLRHIRAEVQQNENIIDFANGELGCNLYPHDQLQTILREQPLTHSLSYDHPQGYLPLRQAVVKYMKEYLKVEATEQSIMITSGAQQALHLIVQCLLNPGDAVAFESPSHCYSLPLFQSAGIRIFPLPVDEHGINPDDVQELYRKHRIKMIFLNPNFQNPTGTMLHPNRRKKLLSLCADLRIAIVEDDPSSLLTLEKKQPCPTLKSIDENGTVIYVHSLSKMIAPGLRVGWLVAPQSVVERLSDARHQMELGMSIFPQWLMQQFFETVPFQSHIVPLRKQLAEKRDVIVRALNEQLHDKISFSNPTGGIYIWGKLNEPINEKQLIMQSLKQEIAFMPGSIFGAKDGYIRLSYGKVNIDQIEEGISRLRKAILVCEK
- a CDS encoding response regulator transcription factor is translated as MKVYNILIVEDDLIIGDLLQKILQRQKYNVYWEKEGRKVLDVIHEIDLVIMDVMLPGEDGYQITKKIKNLGLNIPIIFLSARNDMDSKLKGLTIGEEYMIKPFDPRELLLRIQKMLDNQYGTFTQIKHLFLDAEYKRVFINGLRDEVAFTAIERKIFFYLYENRDRILSKEHFYDYLWQLEDRNQNIMNVHIKKIRNKIDDKTGDIIQNIYGEGYRLNTYTKK
- a CDS encoding DUF3980 domain-containing protein, which translates into the protein MINRKCSRCKEITGTMHGGKKIKEEFLCEDCLQKGIASGEIELSQVEEKQTSYLSIKILKIMSVIYLIGSILMAFSAGSLIHDPGFGEVSISGSGAVGVIIIGSILQSVLVFCGIWVFILLVETVIKIYEKMK
- a CDS encoding YaiI/YqxD family protein — protein: MKIYVDADACPVKDVIIFEATNAEIPVTLVTSFSHYSNAEQPKGVETIYVDSGADAADYRIMQLAKKEDLIVTQDYGLASLALAKGCIVLHHKGYKYTNENIDQLLQTRYLSAMVRKSGKRTKGPKPFTAEDKEKFRELFKSMITL
- a CDS encoding HAMP domain-containing sensor histidine kinase: MNTVLNKINVLNQTIRDLASDKKTPNIIDVKSDDEMGKLIRSVNLLIERTTYRELELQQQEQIKKELLNKLRHDINTPLTAVRLQLYYLEGEYKEQAPILESLYEQIQYISDLTNEFNIQSTEILENTYIVNDEVNIHNLIENMIKKWSYLYSIHKIELVYNPQDKELIWNSNELWIQRLFDNIFQNVLKHSKANKLKIIIDEDIVSFRDNGIGFDINSKGTGLGLKNIEDISKMFDIKYTLQSNSEGTMFSFENTKV
- a CDS encoding GNAT family N-acetyltransferase: MRVRNIQGEDYVKIHSVLNDWWGGRDMAAMLPKLFFVHFQETSFIIEEDGETLGFLCGFFSQTHKEEAYVHFIGVNPKYRRRGIASTLYSYFFDIARANNRKVVKAITSPVNKKSIQFHREIGFRIEAGDDEIEGVSVHTNYDGNGGSRVLFLKYV
- a CDS encoding GyrI-like domain-containing protein, translating into MESKQSRNEYLRRIHTVQDYIESNINSSLSIEVLADVAGFSKYHFHRIFKGIVDEPLSRYVNRLKLERATNLLTYRTDMTITDIAYHFGFTDSAVFSRTFKNYYGVSPSHYRNYNSKNCKDVSEPSQYNECKKVRGDIEIVTADDMKVAYIRHIGTYEELTIAFPKMIEKLFHYVAEENYHVFEDTKVLTIYHDHHEFTEDYHLRTSLCITIPNESAVETSDIGIMVIPSGKYAIGHFEIRQDEYKGAWDFLYGEWLPNSGYKPRDAYPFEMYKNDPRQHPENKHIVDIYVPIEPF